From Amyelois transitella isolate CPQ chromosome 2, ilAmyTran1.1, whole genome shotgun sequence:
AAACACGACAAAAACTTTGTTATGTCcgtcatatatatttaaattagctGTCGAACAAATATGAGTTCACGCTGCGAACCAATAAAGAACTTATGGCGTCACAACTTCGTCTCACCAAGTTAAGGGCGTTTCGGTATAGCATAACCaatcattttgaaatatacttTGCTAAATCTCGATCCTTATTTGTTAAcacttgtttattatattaaaataccttATCATCAAGAATCGAGATTTAAAATAAGCTTCCcatgaaaataatatcagCTATTTTGAGTTAGACAGCTGTCACCAAAGtccaaagttttattttaaatttgtgtcATCAAAAGTTTAATTCTTTGGGAATTAATATCATTCATCGCCCCGTTTTAGCGGAGGCGGATTACAAGGCGCccgttaaaattaatttcaattcaacaTTCAAATCATCGTAGCACTCGTAGCATTTTCGTAGCAACACTACGTCGTGCTACGTGCTACAATCCTCTACAAACTAAACAAAACGtcgcattattattttaagtcttgttaattcttatatttatggCGGCTTTCATCATTTTAACCTGTTAGCCTATTAAATGAATGTATCTGGGGCGGATCAATGACTGAACATACGTCTTGGGCCTCGCCATTCCGATCTTATATCATCTTGGTTTTTTCGTGACTGATATGCAAAGTGCATCCCGTTTCAAATGTTCTTTgatgttgatattttatgtaagatattttatgttaGAGATCTTCTTTTTTGTCAGAACCTACGTGAGCATGAAGCAACAGTGGTCCACACTGCACGCGCCCTCGCCGAGCTGGTGGAGCAGGGCGCTGCCAACGAAACCCGCGCCGCCGTGCTCGCCCGCGCCGCCTGCCGCACGCCCCTCTCCCCGCCCCCCGCCGCCGTCGCTCTCGGAGTCCCGCAGTTACACCTCGGCGTCCTTTACATCGCAGAACCGCCACGCCTTATTGTCTTCCAACAAAACAGCTCCGTCACATTAAGACAATTCTGGAGGACGTTAGCGTCAGCGTGGAATGCTAGTTCAGTGCTGTGGTCGAATGCGTGGTTTTCTTGTGATGCCGACGACTGGGGCTGGTGGGggggcgcggcggcggcgcggggggtgggggcggcgcgggcggcggcggccaTCTTCCGCCGGTTGCCAGCGTTGCCCTGCGAGGACAGCATGCACGAGTGGCTGGGTGGGCCGCCGCTGTGCGACCATGCCACAACAGACTGCGAAGCTTTACCAACTCTTGAACCTGGAGAAAAAAGACTGGaggtaaattttgtattatgcTTAATTTAATTGTACTAAGAGTATGCTAACTTTTTAGTGtttatctattatattattgagtAGAAAGAGGTTCGGGTTACTATGAATCTAGGTATGTGTCACAATATCATCGCTAAACGTGGTTTTCTAGTGTTGTAACTAATTAACTACAGGTTCTATTACCTCGTAAAggataaacatataaaaagtgATATGAATTTGTAGGGAAATTAATACatagaaaataagtttaataaaatttaatccaaTATTCCCAGTACCGGTGCAAATGCCGAGCCGAGCACTGGCACGTGGGCGGGTCGGGCTGGCTGAGCGGCACCATCCTCTCCGCGGACGACTCGGGCGGGCTGGCGTgcaccccttgcggggtagacagcaaCGCGGCCGCCTGCCTCGCCGACGTGTACCGCGCCGCGCTGCTGGCCGCCAATCTCGCGGGGATGCTCATCTGTGTCGTTATAGGACTCATCATTTTTAAGAAGAGGAAGTGTAAAGTAAGTCGTAAGAGTAGTAGTAATAATATCACTAACGtaaggtatatattttactttgacCGTGTCTCAGTGAAAAgggatgaaataaataaaggtggATGGGAAAAAGGCTTAATACAAACAATAACTACAAGTTAGCTGTCCAAGGATTTCAGTtagaaaacatattttgtcaCTGTAAGTGGATAggaattcatattttaattttagtcatAAGCCTTTAATAGCGTCTCcttgatattttgtttatttttctaggCGGTGGCAATGGGCATGTGGACTGTATTGGAGGTGGTGTTACTCGGCGCCTTGTTGATGTACGCGTCGGTAAGTACACTTTATATCTTGCGGTCTTGTAAAAAATATCCAGACAGTTGGACTATCGAACTACCGTTAGGACTAGATGGAATAAACATTCAGTTCAGGATATTACAGactaaacaaatttattcGAATTCCAGGCAGCATCGCAGTATATCTCAGTGGCTCAGTGGCGCTGCATAGCAGGGGCGTGGCTTCGAGAACTCGGATTCGTGGCGTGCTACGGCTCGGTGGTGCTGCGGTTGTGGGTTCTCCTGGCTGAATTCCGAACCAGGAAAGCTCATCGGTGGACGCCCAGGGACTCGGAGgttataatgattttaatttcctgaaaaaatcttaaaaaaaattaaatttatttggatGGGACTCACTTTTAATTGTATCCTAAAATGTTTCAGGTCCTCAGAGTTGTGGGAGCTATGATATCCGGCGCGGCGTGCTACCTAGCTGCGTTTACGGCGACGGCAGCGTGCGACGAGGACGGCGGCGAgagctgcgcgcgcgccgcctgGCACCACGTCACCGCGGCAGCAGAGCTGCTGCTGCTGGCGGCTGGGGCTAGGATAGCGTATGCGGCGAGGAACGCTAATGTGCCATTCCAGGCAAGTTGCCTTGTTATATTTCTAGGAATCGCATGCTATTTAGCACTCTTAACACTAACGGTGGTGAAAGAATTTGGCAGAAAGCTtctgtgtagtttgttccgccacttcttctacacatgcgctttggaagcggtatatttataatttaataaataacataatttaagtgatgtgacgtcagtaagtgataccttgaatcctattctattctaaataaaaGACAGAAGTTATTTGCTACAGTTCCTATCTAgaagaaatatttcttatttaacaaGTCATGTGGTCTGTTTTTAGGAGCGTGGATGGCTGGCTACAGCGCTGGCGTGCGAGGCCGTGTGCGGCGTGGCGTGGCGCTGCGCGGCCCTTGCCGGCGCGGCGCCCGAGCGATCCCCGctcgcggcggcggcgcgtgcGCAACTCTCTGCGGGTGCGGCTCTAGCTTGTGTGTTAGCGCCGAGATTGTGGCACGGGTATAGAGCGAGATCGCTTGCACAAGAAGTAAGTCTTTCTGTATTACACGTTATACAAAGTATACGAGTATGTCATCATGATCAGATAGCCGCCGCAAATGTCGGCCGGTGCCGCGCTGGCTTACGCTTGGGCCCAGAGTCTGAGACGAGTATAGAGTGCGATTGCTGGTCCGACCGGTTTATTCTTTCAAGTCAGGATCGTAAAGATAACTTAGTTTTAGAcatatacttttaaatattcaaattagctatttcgaaaaaaagttaaattataactCCTAAATATTTCCAtgattataaaagtaaaattccaaaatattggtttgtttatgttataatatctatatttcgcagagaaaaacataaatattcaaaaattaaaaaaaaaatgtgatggCGGACTTTTGCGAAAAGGTCAATTATCACGGTAGGTAGTTTTTGGACGCAAAGGATATAAGCCGTTTATAATCCTTCCAGGTATCGAGACGGGGTCCAGCTGAGGGCTTCGGCGTGGAGGGTGAAGAGGAGCCGACCTCAGAGGAAGTGAGAGCAGAATTGAAGAGGTTGTACGTCCAGCTGGAGATACTGAGAAACAAGACGCTACGACGCGACAACCCACACATTAGCAAGCGACGGGGCGGAAGGAAACCTCCGCACAGGCGGTTCTCCTTACAGGTATTTTTAGggtgaaaagaaataataaattcgaaGATAACATTTCGCCCACATAAGCTTACTTACATCTTTTATGAATTTGCatacattttgaaaaatttgcaatttaatATCTAGGCTGACATTTTTGTACAGGTTTCGATCATTATCGTTTTTCAGATCagaatagataaatatagtCTGCTgctaaagtattttattattcagataTAGGTAGTTTTGTAGGTTTATTATCCATTATTGTTCCAGatttttgtgatatttattttagattttccTCTGTTTCCTTAATTGTATGTACCTTGGTTGTGTTTGTTTTGTGATAACTGTGTCCTCTTCTATCTTAGTTAATACTTTGTTGTAATTATCGTCCTACCTTTTCCATTCCCCATTTTTATGTAACTAATAAGTACTTTTCTTGAGTCATGTAGCGATATAACCAGTCGATATAGTGAAGTATGGCTAGACAGACTCCTTCAGTATCGTGGTACTATCTTCATTctcattaattaatgtttcatCTTCCATCCTACTCCAACTTTAGAAAAAGGGCAGCCGAGAGAAGGTAAGGAGGTGTGATATATACCGCATGCACTTGTGGAGCACCCGCATGACCCCGTGGTTGTCCACTTTGACCCCACCCCTCGCTGTCACCCTACAAACGAACAGTATAAATCTCACTAACTTACGTAACATGAAAGTtcctttataaatacttacgttGCCATGTTCAACTGAAACTTTTTCCGAATGTTTTGTCAATTTAGGTTTGCATTATGATTATTGTTCTATTGATAAAGGTACTAGTGCCAagaatattcattcatattcacTAGACTAAGCAACACACTCACATTATCTTTCTGGTCTCAAACATCGGCGTAACTGATGCGTCAGTATTGAGATTTATATGCCTTCCCCCAATGTCCCTGATCGGAACCCTGCACTGACTCCGTTGTCAAAACACCGCAACAAAGACTAGAAATCTTTtattaagcaaaatattttaattctctTAAAAAAAGCTGCTGTTGAAAGTAGATTCGGTGAAACCaaagtaaatttttgaaatttaggTAAAGGTTTACTggtaaaataatcaatattcgaaataattataataatgatgtCTGTTTTTCGAATGCACCCACTTGTTAAATTGCTTTATGGGTATTTACTTAATTCCTATGCTAATTGTCTGCAATGTCGAAATTATGTCGCTTTCATTGTACACTATACCTTTAGtataaatctaaaaattatacttaaataataaataaagcataTATTGGAAAGTCCCTTAATGTACGCTTTAATTTCTTTCATCGCTAGCAAAGAGCTATTTACTATATTGTGGCTGTTTCTCtgcgaaaataataaatattattggttCCGTATTCACCGACTGATTGCTTCGATTCCACCCAAACGTAGGTTTAGTTTAGATTTACGAAATGAATCTTGTTGGTCGTACTGATTTGGATAATGCTGTTAATGTTGGTTGACTGATTTATGCTTCAGGGCAATTCACTTTTCAATGGATCAATGCAACCAACAAGTTATAATTCTATCTACCACCACTAAACACATGAATACGTCGAGCATATATCCGTCGTTTCACCTATAAACCTTATAGTTACCTTAcccaattaaattataaaatggcCTATTTCAGTTCGCTAATTAGCTACATATCTCCAAACAATAAATCATCGAAATCAGCAAACTACTTTCGCGTTAAAACGCTTAAATTTTCCCAGGCACTGCAAGCGCGTCGTGGCGGGAAAGGTAAAAGTGGTGGCAGCGCTAGCGTGGTGGAAGCCAGCGAGGCGGGAGACGTGTCTCGGACTCCTGAAGACTCTGTCTGCTCCAACGAGGGCCCTTCCCACTACACCGATGGAGACACGCAGGCGTGATCCACCTCTTCTGGGGACATCCACGACGTCCATTTGTAGTTATGGTGTCATCGTCTCAACCTTTAAAAGGACAAAGAACCCCTTTGTAAAAGGAGTAAGTTAGACAATTCTGTTGAAATATAGGTGGTCCGACGACTTTGGTAAAGTTTCGGGAAATACAGTGTATGCAGGCGTTTTCCAACAGTTTAGATGAAAATCTTTGCGTATTGAAATTAGCCGTTAGAAGTCCTCGGAAGGACATAGGACACCTTTGGAAGAGCagttaatttgaaaatggatTTGATGGTTACGTGAAGACGGTGTTTATAGGTATCAACCTCCAACCGATCAAGATGGAAATCTTTACATAACCCAATGCTGTGAATTGCTTCGAaattctgtctactccacTACAGCGATTAAATACGTAGACGTTATTCAATTCATTGGTTCACTTTTAGATGGCGATGAAAGCTCGAGCCATCTAAAGCTCTTCACATTGCATGATGTATGGCAAAGTTTCAAAGATTATCTAGAAGCCCAAGTACCAATTGCTCAGTTTTGAAGTtgtatcatataaataaaagtactcGTATTTACTCATACCTAATATCATATTGGTTCCCTGGTCCCTCCCTCGTGACTTATCTGATCAGTAATGGAATTTATAGAAGTTATGTAAAGTTTCGTAATGCTTGccgtcattttgtaaaaatatgtttaagtgATTTAGAAATATGGTTtttagatataatataataatacttttggATACAATAGTAGACATACAGACAGTACCTGTTCAAATTTATCAACACTCAACGTGAATTATCATATACCCCATAAATATAACTGCGCACAAACATATGTTTAGCAATGGTAAAATATGTTGTTGTTATAATCCTTGATAATAATTAACCAACTAGTCAGTATATGTACAAAAGTTTCATAATATTTGAGACACACAAAAGTGTAAAGTAGGTGACTacggtaaaattaaataagtataatttgtcttttatatttttatccaaagtttataaacgTTGGTGGTGCTTTTTAGACGGCAGATTTATAATGTGAACGAATTTTGGATTGTTATCCCAAATTCGAGCAGTCgtgcaaatttaaaattaatacaggAATTAGGTATCGGTTTTtcttttcacttatatttctttgttatCAAAGCAGTCACTTCAGTACttagtttatttaaacatcttaatataatttaaaacgaaTCGTTTCAGTTTAGGacctgttttaaaaaaaaatgtgttgctATTAGACTCGTATCCAAAAAATGTTATCCATTATAAACGTGCCCTAGTAGTCCTAATAATGTTAATAGATTGAATaggtttgtaatttttataataatatttagacATTATGGTTATATAACTATATCATGTGATTTGTGTTTACAATTTGTCGCTAGtcatcaatgtaagtaatgTACAGTTGGTTTGGAATGAAAGtaagtacaataattttattattatctgttTAGACAATAGCGGTGATATTTTATACCCGTAGATTTTTGGTAGGTGAGTACTGTGAAAAATATGATGTTGGTGTTAAAATACTACCAGATATGTTATTTAATGTGTCTAGGGATTACTCTTTTATGCAGTTCACgaaatacatagatatagattcccgatttttatttgatagccTTCAAAATTTTGGTTTGCAAATTTTTGCGGACCCTGAATAATCCCGGTTTTTTTGCTCGTCTGCTTTCCTTGaatataatgatttgattACGCTTTGTGTATTCTAAGCAAAATAAGTGTATAGGTCTTTTTTGGTTAATTAATTGAACAATGTAATagcattttaaataatattgactGATACAGTTAAGAGCGATTGTCTTTTACGTACCTAcgtaaaaaagttaattccgaaaatatttgctttattattaatttcaatgcatacgaatcaaattttatacaagttatacaaaaactagtttttttttattacgatcACGTCttgattatataattaaataacccGAATTAAAAACCTCCTTTTGGGAATTCGGTTAACTAGCAGTCGTTTGCTTTTTCTAAGGATCTTTGTATAAAAAGTACGGAAAAACGGCTGTTGTTTTtgcattaatattattagtatggatGTTGTTTTTGATGTTTTGATATATTTACCGAATAAAACGGGTATTAAAGAAAGACTTGTAAATATTAGAGCCGAAGGTTTTGCATGGTATTGGCGTTGTTTCGGTACTATACGTTGAGCTTTGTCGATGTTTGCAAGGGCGGCACTGTGATGCCtggattattattataattatatatatttattgaata
This genomic window contains:
- the LOC106143599 gene encoding G-protein coupled receptor 179 encodes the protein MRVVCGCAALVLALALGRAGAAPAEPRATPATASAATLCDLLVLRNKPPMPANLREHEATVVHTARALAELVEQGAANETRAAVLARAACRTPLSPPPAAVALGVPQLHLGVLYIAEPPRLIVFQQNSSVTLRQFWRTLASAWNASSVLWSNAWFSCDADDWGWWGGAAAARGVGAARAAAAIFRRLPALPCEDSMHEWLGGPPLCDHATTDCEALPTLEPGEKRLEYRCKCRAEHWHVGGSGWLSGTILSADDSGGLACTPCGVDSNAAACLADVYRAALLAANLAGMLICVVIGLIIFKKRKCKAVAMGMWTVLEVVLLGALLMYASAASQYISVAQWRCIAGAWLRELGFVACYGSVVLRLWVLLAEFRTRKAHRWTPRDSEVLRVVGAMISGAACYLAAFTATAACDEDGGESCARAAWHHVTAAAELLLLAAGARIAYAARNANVPFQERGWLATALACEAVCGVAWRCAALAGAAPERSPLAAAARAQLSAGAALACVLAPRLWHGYRARSLAQEVSRRGPAEGFGVEGEEEPTSEEVRAELKRLYVQLEILRNKTLRRDNPHISKRRGGRKPPHRRFSLQKKGSREKALQARRGGKGKSGGSASVVEASEAGDVSRTPEDSVCSNEGPSHYTDGDTQA